Below is a genomic region from Arcanobacterium haemolyticum DSM 20595.
GTGCGGCCGTTTCCAACGAAACCAGTCACACCGTTCGTGTCCTGAACGACTCGCCATGAATCGTCAGTCATCTTCATACGGATAAGTGCATAACCCGGAATACGGACACGTGAAACGAGCTTACGGGATCCCTTCTTCACTTCGAATACTTCCTCCATTGGAACTTCGATCTGGAAGATGTAATCTTCCATGTCCAATGAGTGCATACGTGTTTCAAGATCGTGCTTCACGCGCTTTTCGTAGCCTGCGTAGGTATGAAGAACGTACCAACGGCCCGGCAAGCCCTTGAGCTTTGCACGAACCATTTCTTCTGTGGGAGTGCCTTCTTCAGCAGCCGGAGCTTCAATCACGAGAGCCTCAGCTTCTTCAGCAACTTCCTCAGTAGATTCGCCTTCGTCGGCGTCAGCTTCTTCATTTTCGGCAACGTCTTCAGTGGTCTCATCTTCAAGGATGACGCCTTCTTCGACCATGCTTTCTTCTTCAGCAGGTACGACGACATCCGGCGCCTGCTGTGAAGCGGCGTCGGAAAAAACTGGTTGAGCGATTGTATTTTCGAGCTTTTCCTCAGACATATTTCCTGCTTTCAGACGACCTAAAATCTGGCGTTAACTGAAGATAAGAAGAACGAGCTGAGCGAAGATCAGATCGATCACTGCCACGAACGCCATAACAACCGCAACGAAAAATACGACTGTTAGAAACAGCTTCCACAACTCTGCGCGAGTTGGACGCTGGACTTTCTTCAGTTCCACGAATACCTCGCGGAAGAACTGAATGATACGCGCGAAGAAGCCTTGTGAATGCGACTCCGCTGGCTTATGACCATGATTGGACGCTGAAGCCTGGCTCACGTGTTTATCCTCTCGGTAAATGTGGAAAACGGCCCTTGTGGGCCGCCTTCTAGCAGGGCAGGAGGGACTCGAACCCACAACCGCCGGTTTTGGAGACCGGTGCGCTACCAATTGCGCCACTACCCTATATTGGAAACCTCTGTAACATTATGCCTTAAACAAGGACACTAATGCTAGCGAACGTTCCACAACTCCCCTTACTTTACTGCCCATTTTCTATTCGCACAATATTCTGCATGTAATTCACAACACATAGACATCTCATTTTACGGTTTTCACTGTGAGATCGCAGGTGACATCAACTCATTTCCGTGCCACCATAGGACGTATGACACATACATCTCCGCGATCTCGCGTTTCAGCACGTCTTGGGGCGCTCCAGCCCTCCGCAACTCTCGCAGTCGATGCCAAAGCAAAGGCATTGAAGGCTGCCGGCAAGCCAGTTATCGGCTTCGGCGCTGGAGAGCCCAATTTCCCAACCCCACAACACGTTGTAGATGCCGCCGTTGCAGCCGCTCAAGATCCTAAGAACCACAAGTACACCCCAGCATCTGGTCTCCCAGAACTGCGTGAGGCCATCGCCATGCGCGTCCAGGAAGATGCGGGAGTCACGATCGATCCAGCAAACATCATCGTCACCAATGGTGGCAAACAGGCCGTCTACCAGGCTTTTGCCTCGCTCGTGTCCGATGGCGACGAGGTAATCCTCCCTGCCCCATACTGGACCACCTATCCGGAAGCGATCCGGTTGTGCGGCGGACACGTCGTCGACGTCTTTGCCGGACCGGACCAAGACTACAAGGTGACCACCGAACAACTCGACGCGGCACTCACCGAGCGCACCAAGGTGCTCCTGCTCTGCTCGCCATCGAACCCAACCGGTTCCGTCTACACACCGGAAGAACTCCGCGCAATCGGCGAATGGGCACTAGCCAACGGCATCTGGATCGTGACCGATGAAATTTACGAAAAGCTTGTCTATGAAGGTGAGATGTCCTACCTACTAAAGGTTGTGCCAGAGCTCGCCGACCAGACCATCGTCGTCAACGGCGTTGCCAAGTCCTATGCCATGACTGGATGGCGCGTGGGTTGGATGTATGGCCCCTCCGACGTCATCAAGAAAGCAGCCAACTTCCAATCCCATGTTACGTCCAACGTCTCAAACGTCTCCCAGCGTGCCGCCATCGCCGCACTCACCGGCGATCAAAGCATACTCGCTCCAATGAAAGAAGCTTTTGATCGCCGTCGGCAGACGCTGGTCGCCATGCTTCGCGAGATTGATGGCTTTGTTGTCCCCCAGCCTACCGGTGCATTCTACGTCTTCCCCAACATCGAAGCGCTACTCGGTAAAGAAATCCGCGGCAAAGTCGCACAGACTTCGGCTGAACTTGCCGAACTTATTTTAGAAGAAGCCGAAGTAGCCGTCGTTCCCGGCGAAGCCTTCGGAGCGCCCGGTTACCTACGCTTCTCCTATGCGCTTGCCGACGACGACCTCGTTGCCGGTGCCTGTAGACTGCAAGAACTATTTGCGTAACGAGATACACATCTCGACGAAGAAAAGTTGCCGGGGGAGAACACATGCTCTCCCCCCGGCAACGTGTATATGGAATAGCTACTAGTAGCCTGGATAGACCAGGGCACTAAGTAATCGGAAAAGAATCACACCAGCCAAAATCAGTCCAGGGATCAACGTAAATATTCCAAGGTACAGCCCACCAGCAGATGGTAACGACTCTGGGTTAGCCTGGCGCTCCTTGCGCGAAACAATAATCGCACTGAGCGGCAAAATTACTGTGAAAAACAGCGGAACACTGAACAAAGCCAAGATAAAGCCGAAATAAAATTGTTGCGACTGGCGCATCGGAATCTTAGAAGATGTTATGACATTGTTCTCCACGGAACGCTCCTCCTACGAATAGCCGTGCGCACTGTTTGCCACGCGAGACATAAAACGGTTGATTGATTTCGCGTTTCATACTCCAGCGCCATGCGCAATTATACTGTGTCGGTCCTACCCACGTTTTCATAATGTTTCCATGAATATCTCGGTTCTGGAAATCAATGCGGTAGTTACTTATATTGGTTGCGCTTGTCCCCCTTCAATAACAGTTTCAGTGGAACCATCACTATCCGGGACTAGGGGAGTCGCCACTGCCCGTTACCTTGTTGACAGGTCCTGATTGGCGGGTGTTGATTGGGATTGTCGGCCAGCCGCCCTGGCATGGTGTCTTGCCCCTGTCTATCCAATGATCCGGGGGGTGTTGCCACCAGGGTCGGTTGCCAGCATGTGATCGCTGATTAGGGGCTCGGCACCAAGGATGGATGCCTGTCGTAACGTGGATGTGAGGCGTGCTGTCTAGGCTCGGCCGACTTATGGTGCAAACCGAGAGGACAACTGCCATGAGAACTGACCGACCAGACATTTTTCTAGGACTGGACGTCGGCAAGACCGACCACTGGGCCTGCGCACTAACCGATTCCGGGCAGGTGTTATGGAATAAGACCCTGCCCAACAACGAACAAAAACTCACTGATATCTACACGAATCTGTCAGCGAAAGGCTCTGTGCTGGTGGTCGTGGATCAGCCGGCAACAATCGGCGCTCTCGCCATCGCGGTCGCCCAACATATGGGCATCGAGGTCGCCTACCTGCCGGGGCTGACCATGCGCCGGATCGCTGACCTATACCCGGGCGAGGCGAAGACTGATGAAAAGGATGCGTTCATTATCGCTGACGCAGCCCGCAGCCTTCCCCACACCCTGCGCCAGCTCACCAAGACCGACCAGGACGAGGCAGGACTGGCGATGCTCACCGGTTTCGACCTTGACCTCTCACGGCAGGTCAATCAAGTCTCCAACCGGATCCGCGGGCTGTTCACCCAAATCCACCCTGAACTGGAAAGAGTTCTCGGACCACGCCTGGAACATGACGCGATCCTCGAAGTGCTCGCTACCTGGCCAACCCCGCAGGCTCTACGCAAAGCCGGGCGAGCCAGAATGGATGCGAAACTCAAAAAGCACGGAGCTCGCCGCCACGCTGCATGGACCGAGGATATTCTTACCGCGCTAGCGAAGCAGTCGGTGATAGTCACCGGCACCGAAGCCGCGGGCCTAGTCATCCCGCACCTGGCCCGCCAACTGGTGAGCCTGCACGCTCAACGCGCCAACGTCGCTTCAGAGGTAGAGAAGATCGTGGCCACCCACCCTCTTTACCTGGTCCTGAGATCCATGCCCGGCATCGGTCTCAGGACCGCTGCCGTGATCATCGCTGAACTTGCAGGGAAGACCTTCACCAGCTCAGCAGCCCTGGCCTCCTACGCTGGCCTGGCACCGACCACCCGTCAG
It encodes:
- the secE gene encoding preprotein translocase subunit SecE produces the protein MSQASASNHGHKPAESHSQGFFARIIQFFREVFVELKKVQRPTRAELWKLFLTVVFFVAVVMAFVAVIDLIFAQLVLLIFS
- a CDS encoding IS110 family RNA-guided transposase yields the protein MRTDRPDIFLGLDVGKTDHWACALTDSGQVLWNKTLPNNEQKLTDIYTNLSAKGSVLVVVDQPATIGALAIAVAQHMGIEVAYLPGLTMRRIADLYPGEAKTDEKDAFIIADAARSLPHTLRQLTKTDQDEAGLAMLTGFDLDLSRQVNQVSNRIRGLFTQIHPELERVLGPRLEHDAILEVLATWPTPQALRKAGRARMDAKLKKHGARRHAAWTEDILTALAKQSVIVTGTEAAGLVIPHLARQLVSLHAQRANVASEVEKIVATHPLYLVLRSMPGIGLRTAAVIIAELAGKTFTSSAALASYAGLAPTTRQSGSSIKSERVSHSGNKRLKRALFLSAFAVIRTDPVSRAYYDRKRAQGKRHNQAIIALAHRRLTVLYAMLRDGTLYDVPDTALAA
- a CDS encoding pyridoxal phosphate-dependent aminotransferase, which gives rise to MTHTSPRSRVSARLGALQPSATLAVDAKAKALKAAGKPVIGFGAGEPNFPTPQHVVDAAVAAAQDPKNHKYTPASGLPELREAIAMRVQEDAGVTIDPANIIVTNGGKQAVYQAFASLVSDGDEVILPAPYWTTYPEAIRLCGGHVVDVFAGPDQDYKVTTEQLDAALTERTKVLLLCSPSNPTGSVYTPEELRAIGEWALANGIWIVTDEIYEKLVYEGEMSYLLKVVPELADQTIVVNGVAKSYAMTGWRVGWMYGPSDVIKKAANFQSHVTSNVSNVSQRAAIAALTGDQSILAPMKEAFDRRRQTLVAMLREIDGFVVPQPTGAFYVFPNIEALLGKEIRGKVAQTSAELAELILEEAEVAVVPGEAFGAPGYLRFSYALADDDLVAGACRLQELFA
- the nusG gene encoding transcription termination/antitermination protein NusG, with amino-acid sequence MSEEKLENTIAQPVFSDAASQQAPDVVVPAEEESMVEEGVILEDETTEDVAENEEADADEGESTEEVAEEAEALVIEAPAAEEGTPTEEMVRAKLKGLPGRWYVLHTYAGYEKRVKHDLETRMHSLDMEDYIFQIEVPMEEVFEVKKGSRKLVSRVRIPGYALIRMKMTDDSWRVVQDTNGVTGFVGNGRTPVALTPDEVVQMLTPIVEKEAAVAVETAGKKVGNVGVTLEVEYSVGEIVTLTTEPWMGMPATISQVDAVNQRLTVLMTLVGQETPVDLSFGQVKKMD